A DNA window from Mycobacterium sp. IDR2000157661 contains the following coding sequences:
- the secY gene encoding preprotein translocase subunit SecY, which yields MLSAFISSLRTVDLRRKILFTLGIVILYRVGASIPSPGVNYPNVQECIAEVSGGEAGQLYSLINLFSGGALLQLSVFAVGVMPYITASIIVQLLTVVIPRFEQLRKEGQAGQAKMTQYTRYLAIALAILQSTSIVALAANGGLLQGCSLDIIQGQSDGLPIFTLVVMVIVMTAGAALVMWMGELVTERGIGNGMSLIIFASIASAMPGEGQSILESRGGLVFALVCAGALAIIIGVVFVEQGQRRIPVQYAKRMVGRRMYGGTSTYLPLKVNQAGVIPVIFASSLIYIPQLITQLIQSGSTNPDGTSWWSRFVANYLTDPSSPAYIAIYFALIVFFTYFYVSITFNPDERADEMKKFGGFIPGIRPGKPTADYLRYVLSRITLPGSIYLGSIAVLPNLFLTVGSGGPVQNLPFGGVGVLIMVGVGLDTVKQIESQLMQRNYEGFLK from the coding sequence GTGCTTTCGGCTTTCATCTCTTCGCTCAGGACAGTCGACCTGAGGCGAAAGATCCTGTTCACCCTGGGCATCGTGATCCTGTACCGGGTCGGCGCCTCGATACCGTCACCGGGCGTCAACTACCCGAACGTCCAGGAGTGCATCGCCGAGGTCAGTGGCGGCGAGGCGGGCCAGCTGTACTCGCTGATCAACCTGTTCTCCGGCGGCGCGTTGCTGCAGCTGTCGGTGTTCGCGGTGGGTGTCATGCCCTACATCACCGCGAGCATCATCGTGCAGCTGCTGACCGTGGTCATCCCACGCTTCGAACAGCTGCGGAAAGAAGGCCAGGCCGGTCAGGCCAAGATGACGCAGTACACGCGCTATCTGGCGATCGCCCTGGCCATCCTGCAGAGCACCAGCATCGTGGCACTGGCCGCCAACGGCGGGCTGCTGCAGGGTTGCTCGCTTGACATCATCCAGGGTCAGAGCGACGGCCTGCCGATCTTCACCCTCGTCGTCATGGTGATCGTGATGACGGCGGGCGCGGCCCTGGTGATGTGGATGGGCGAGCTGGTCACCGAGCGCGGCATCGGCAACGGCATGTCGCTGATCATCTTCGCCAGCATCGCCTCGGCGATGCCCGGTGAGGGCCAGAGCATCCTGGAGAGCCGCGGCGGCCTGGTGTTCGCGCTGGTCTGCGCGGGCGCGCTGGCCATCATCATCGGTGTGGTCTTCGTCGAGCAGGGCCAACGCCGCATCCCGGTGCAGTACGCCAAGCGCATGGTCGGCAGGCGCATGTACGGCGGCACGTCGACCTATCTGCCGCTGAAGGTGAACCAGGCCGGTGTCATCCCTGTCATCTTCGCGTCGTCGCTGATCTACATCCCGCAGTTGATCACCCAGCTGATCCAGAGCGGCAGCACCAACCCTGACGGCACCAGCTGGTGGAGCCGTTTCGTCGCGAACTACCTGACCGACCCGAGCAGCCCCGCCTATATCGCGATCTACTTCGCCCTGATCGTCTTCTTCACCTATTTCTACGTCTCGATCACCTTCAACCCGGATGAGCGTGCCGACGAGATGAAGAAGTTCGGCGGCTTCATCCCGGGCATTCGCCCCGGCAAGCCGACGGCGGACTACCTGCGCTACGTGCTCAGCCGGATCACCCTGCCCGGCTCGATCTACCTGGGCTCCATCGCCGTGTTGCCGAACCTGTTCCTCACCGTCGGAAGCGGCGGGCCGGTCCAGAACCTGCCCTTCGGCGGCGTCGGGGTTCTGATCATGGTCGGCGTGGGCTTGGATACCGTCAAACAGATCGAGAGCCAGCTCATGCAGCGCAACTACGAAGGGTTCCTGAAGTGA
- a CDS encoding class I SAM-dependent methyltransferase: MARTEDDTWTLASSVGATATMVAAARAMASTGDGALISDPYAEPLVRAVGVDFFTRLATGELTAADLDVDSASMGMQRMTDNMAVRTKFFDEFFTAAAEAGVRQAVILAAGLDARAYRLSWPAGTSVYEIDQPEVIEFKTRTLAALGAHPTAERRTVSIDLRADWPAALIDAGFDPDQPTAWSAEGLLGYLPPEAQDRLLDTVTALSAPGSRVAVESVPNTAAADREKAFERMQEASQRWRSHGFDLDFAELVYLGERNEAGQYLADGGWRLTRRTVAELLTDNGLPALSEEEDSAGFGELQYVTGILPGGEED; encoded by the coding sequence ATGGCACGCACCGAGGACGACACCTGGACCCTGGCCTCCAGCGTGGGGGCGACGGCCACGATGGTGGCAGCGGCGCGGGCGATGGCAAGCACCGGCGACGGCGCCCTGATCTCCGACCCGTACGCCGAACCGCTGGTGCGGGCGGTGGGCGTGGACTTCTTCACCAGGTTGGCCACCGGTGAGCTCACGGCGGCCGACCTGGATGTGGACAGTGCGTCGATGGGCATGCAGCGCATGACCGACAACATGGCGGTGCGAACCAAGTTCTTCGACGAATTCTTCACAGCGGCGGCCGAAGCGGGCGTCCGTCAGGCGGTGATCCTGGCCGCCGGCCTCGACGCGCGGGCGTACCGGCTGTCGTGGCCGGCTGGAACGAGCGTTTACGAGATCGACCAGCCCGAGGTCATCGAGTTCAAGACCCGCACGCTGGCCGCCCTCGGGGCCCACCCGACCGCCGAGCGTCGCACCGTGTCGATCGACCTGCGCGCCGACTGGCCCGCCGCGCTCATCGACGCGGGATTCGATCCCGACCAGCCGACGGCGTGGAGCGCCGAGGGGCTGCTCGGCTACCTGCCGCCGGAGGCACAGGACCGGCTGCTGGACACCGTCACCGCGCTCAGCGCGCCCGGCAGCCGGGTCGCGGTCGAAAGCGTGCCCAACACCGCCGCGGCCGACCGCGAGAAGGCCTTCGAGCGTATGCAAGAGGCTTCGCAGCGGTGGCGCAGCCACGGGTTCGACCTGGACTTCGCCGAGCTCGTCTATCTCGGCGAGCGCAACGAGGCCGGTCAGTACCTGGCCGACGGCGGCTGGCGACTCACCCGTCGCACGGTCGCCGAACTGCTGACCGACAACGGCCTGCCCGCGCTGTCGGAGGAGGAGGACTCGGCCGGTTTCGGCGAACTGCAGTACGTCACGGGGATCCTCCCCGGAGGCGAGGAGGACTAG
- a CDS encoding SAM-dependent methyltransferase, with translation MSRSDADSWDLASSVGTTATMVAAARAVASREADALFDDPFAAPLVRAVGLEFFTRLADGEIELEDGDVAGARFMARVIAVRTRFFDDFFRDAGHAGVRQAVILASGLDSRSYRLPWPDGTVVYEIDQPQVIEFKATTMASIGAAPAAHLRTVGIDLRDDWPNALRASGLDPDQPTAWSTEGLLVYLPPDAQDRLFDDITALSAPGSRLATEYHPDAAAAIGARARAISERWGDEAVTNLDISQLFYPGERNHVVDYLGERGWQVSARTRPEVFAAYGRDFPDSETLAPMRDSLAIVAART, from the coding sequence GTGAGCCGGAGCGACGCGGACAGCTGGGATCTGGCCTCCAGCGTGGGCACCACCGCGACGATGGTGGCGGCGGCCCGCGCGGTGGCCAGCCGGGAGGCCGATGCGCTGTTCGACGACCCGTTCGCCGCCCCGCTGGTCCGTGCGGTCGGCCTCGAGTTCTTCACCCGCCTTGCCGACGGTGAGATCGAGTTGGAGGACGGCGACGTGGCCGGTGCCCGGTTCATGGCGCGCGTCATCGCGGTGCGGACCCGGTTCTTCGACGACTTCTTCCGAGACGCCGGCCATGCGGGCGTCCGGCAGGCGGTGATTCTGGCCTCCGGCCTGGACTCGCGGTCCTACCGGCTGCCGTGGCCGGACGGGACGGTCGTCTATGAGATCGACCAACCGCAGGTCATCGAGTTCAAGGCGACGACCATGGCGTCGATCGGTGCGGCGCCTGCCGCGCACCTGCGCACGGTCGGCATCGACCTTCGCGACGACTGGCCGAACGCGCTGCGCGCGAGCGGCTTGGATCCCGACCAACCGACCGCGTGGAGCACCGAAGGCCTGCTGGTGTACCTGCCGCCGGACGCGCAGGACCGGTTGTTCGACGACATCACCGCGCTCAGCGCGCCGGGCAGTCGGCTGGCGACCGAGTACCACCCGGACGCGGCGGCGGCGATCGGCGCGCGGGCCAGGGCGATCAGCGAGCGGTGGGGTGACGAGGCCGTCACCAACCTCGACATCTCGCAGCTGTTTTATCCGGGTGAACGCAACCATGTGGTCGATTACCTCGGCGAACGTGGTTGGCAGGTGTCCGCCCGGACCCGACCGGAGGTGTTCGCCGCGTACGGCCGAGACTTCCCCGACTCTGAAACCCTTGCGCCGATGCGTGATTCGCTCGCAATCGTCGCCGCGAGAACCTAG
- a CDS encoding SAM-dependent methyltransferase — translation MARTDDDSWDLASSVGSTATMVAAQRVLSHREGLIDDPFAEPLVRAVGLDFFLRALDGEVDLDAIDPRFNARRAAEGMAVRTRHFDRLFTDASAVGIRQAVILAAGLDARAYRLTWPGGTAVYELDQPEVIAFKDDTLARLGARPAVNRRAVAVDLRDDWPKALSDNGFDAMKPTAWIAEGLLIYLPPEAQDLLFDRIDALSAPGSRLATEHIPDISMFSDERSQEIADRLRKYGHDIEMRDLIYHGERNDIVDYLNARGWDVTAQSMRDAYAANGFDFPDEETIGMFADVSYVAAAKR, via the coding sequence ATGGCCCGCACCGACGACGACTCGTGGGACCTGGCGTCCAGCGTGGGCTCCACCGCGACCATGGTGGCCGCGCAGCGCGTGCTGAGCCACCGCGAGGGACTGATCGACGACCCGTTCGCCGAACCGCTGGTGCGCGCGGTGGGGCTCGACTTCTTCCTTCGGGCGCTCGACGGCGAGGTCGACCTCGACGCCATCGACCCCCGCTTCAACGCGCGCCGGGCCGCCGAGGGGATGGCGGTTCGGACCCGGCATTTCGACCGGTTGTTCACCGACGCCTCGGCCGTCGGTATCCGCCAGGCGGTCATCCTGGCGGCCGGACTCGACGCCCGCGCCTACCGGCTGACGTGGCCGGGCGGCACCGCGGTGTACGAGCTGGACCAGCCGGAGGTCATCGCGTTCAAGGACGACACGCTCGCACGACTGGGCGCGCGACCGGCTGTCAACCGGCGCGCAGTGGCGGTCGACCTGCGCGACGACTGGCCGAAAGCCCTGAGCGACAACGGGTTCGACGCAATGAAACCCACCGCCTGGATCGCCGAGGGACTCCTGATCTATCTGCCGCCCGAGGCGCAGGATCTGCTGTTCGACCGGATCGACGCGCTCAGCGCGCCGGGCAGCAGGCTCGCCACCGAGCACATCCCCGACATCAGCATGTTCTCCGACGAACGGTCGCAGGAGATCGCCGACCGACTCCGCAAGTACGGGCACGACATCGAGATGCGCGACCTCATCTACCACGGCGAGCGCAACGATATCGTCGACTACCTGAACGCACGAGGGTGGGACGTCACGGCGCAGAGCATGCGAGACGCGTACGCCGCCAACGGCTTCGACTTCCCGGACGAGGAGACCATCGGGATGTTCGCCGACGTCAGCTATGTGGCGGCGGCGAAGCGCTGA
- a CDS encoding xylulokinase translates to MTGVSAKAVIGVDIGTTSVKAVAVDEDGRVTARTRVPHAVRVPTPDRLEHDAGEAWRRGPLAALDALGRLNAAAVAVTAMVPSLTAVDADGAPQTPGLLYGDERGRGATGRPDARFLSGEAVEFLRWTAGERPGAPGYWPAAALANHALAGEAVIDNATASTMYPLFDGAGWSEPVCADCAVTPGQLPRIAGSGEAVGTVRGRDTLLGAGAVDAVCEQVVAGADTDGDVLVLCGTTLIVWVTIPEYREVPGLWTLPHTAPGKCQIGGPSNAGGLFLGWLDRAVAPGDAVDPRRVPVWAPYLRGERVPHHDPFRRGVLDGLDLTHDGAAIRRAGFEASGFVVRQLIEMSGAPATRIVATGGGTRVAPWMQAIADATGLPVGVSAVAEGAALGAAFLARMSAGLESSLSDAARWAATERVVEPDAAWVAATQDRYGRFLELSASPPPHS, encoded by the coding sequence GTGACCGGCGTGTCAGCCAAAGCGGTCATCGGCGTCGACATCGGCACCACCTCGGTCAAGGCGGTGGCGGTCGACGAGGACGGCCGGGTGACCGCGCGAACCCGGGTCCCGCACGCGGTGCGGGTGCCGACGCCCGACCGCCTCGAGCACGACGCCGGCGAGGCCTGGCGACGCGGCCCGCTTGCGGCGCTGGACGCGCTGGGCCGCCTAAACGCCGCCGCCGTGGCCGTCACCGCGATGGTGCCGTCGCTGACCGCGGTAGACGCCGACGGCGCTCCGCAGACACCGGGCCTGCTCTACGGCGACGAGCGGGGCCGCGGCGCAACCGGCCGTCCCGACGCCCGGTTCCTGTCCGGCGAGGCGGTGGAGTTCCTCCGCTGGACGGCGGGGGAGCGGCCCGGTGCGCCGGGTTACTGGCCGGCGGCCGCGCTGGCCAATCACGCGCTGGCCGGCGAGGCGGTGATCGACAACGCCACCGCCAGCACCATGTACCCGTTGTTCGACGGCGCGGGCTGGAGTGAACCGGTGTGTGCGGACTGCGCTGTGACGCCCGGCCAGCTCCCGCGGATCGCGGGGTCGGGGGAGGCCGTCGGCACGGTGCGCGGTAGAGACACGCTGCTGGGCGCCGGTGCGGTCGATGCGGTGTGCGAGCAGGTCGTCGCCGGGGCCGACACCGACGGCGACGTGCTCGTGCTGTGCGGCACCACGCTGATCGTGTGGGTGACGATTCCGGAGTATCGGGAAGTGCCCGGGCTGTGGACGTTGCCGCACACCGCGCCGGGCAAGTGCCAGATCGGCGGGCCGAGCAACGCAGGCGGACTGTTCCTCGGCTGGCTGGACCGGGCCGTCGCACCGGGTGACGCGGTGGATCCGCGTCGTGTCCCGGTGTGGGCGCCGTATCTGCGCGGGGAACGCGTGCCGCACCACGATCCGTTTCGTCGCGGCGTGCTCGACGGGCTCGATCTGACGCACGACGGCGCGGCGATCCGCCGCGCCGGGTTCGAGGCGTCGGGCTTCGTGGTGCGCCAGCTCATCGAGATGAGCGGCGCGCCCGCGACCCGCATCGTGGCGACCGGCGGCGGCACCCGTGTCGCGCCGTGGATGCAGGCCATCGCCGACGCCACCGGCCTGCCCGTCGGGGTGTCGGCCGTCGCCGAGGGCGCCGCGCTGGGGGCGGCGTTTCTCGCGCGCATGTCGGCCGGTCTGGAGTCGTCGCTGTCCGACGCCGCGCGCTGGGCCGCCACCGAACGCGTCGTCGAACCCGACGCCGCGTGGGTGGCGGCGACGCAGGACCGCTACGGCCGGTTCCTGGAACTCAGCGCTTCGCCGCCGCCACATAGCTGA
- a CDS encoding NAD(P)-dependent oxidoreductase, whose protein sequence is MVTRLRALVTAPLRGPGFDKLHQLVDVVYDPWIDLRPLRIYAAEQLAERATAERADVLVVEGDSIAGPVLELPLTAVASTRGDPNNVDVAAATAARVPVLNAPARNADAVAEMALALLFAATRHVLTGDADVRAGEVFRDGTLPYQRFRAWEIAGRTAGLVGLGAVGRALRWRLQGLGLEVIAHDPYHDEAGHSLEQLLAEADIVSLHAPVTEDTVGMIGAEQFAAMRDGAVFLNTARAQLHDTDALVAALRSGKVGAAGLDHFVGEWLPTDHPLVAMTNVVLTPHIGGATWNTEARQAQMVADGLEALLSGRRPANIVNPEVLAS, encoded by the coding sequence ATCGTGACCCGACTTCGCGCCCTCGTGACGGCCCCGCTGCGCGGGCCGGGTTTCGACAAGCTCCACCAGCTGGTCGACGTCGTGTACGACCCGTGGATCGACCTGCGGCCGCTGCGGATCTACGCCGCCGAGCAACTCGCCGAGCGTGCCACCGCCGAACGCGCCGATGTGCTTGTCGTGGAGGGAGATTCGATAGCCGGCCCGGTTCTCGAGCTGCCACTGACGGCGGTGGCCTCGACCCGCGGCGACCCCAACAACGTCGACGTCGCGGCGGCGACGGCGGCGCGGGTCCCGGTGCTCAACGCCCCCGCCCGCAACGCCGACGCCGTCGCCGAGATGGCGCTCGCGTTGCTGTTCGCCGCGACCCGCCACGTGCTCACCGGCGACGCCGACGTCCGCGCTGGCGAGGTGTTTCGTGACGGCACGCTTCCCTATCAACGGTTCCGGGCGTGGGAGATCGCGGGCCGCACGGCCGGCCTGGTCGGCCTCGGCGCGGTGGGCCGCGCGCTGCGCTGGCGACTGCAGGGCCTTGGCCTCGAGGTCATCGCGCACGACCCGTACCACGACGAGGCCGGCCACAGCCTCGAGCAACTGCTCGCCGAGGCCGACATCGTCTCGCTGCACGCACCCGTCACCGAGGACACGGTCGGCATGATCGGCGCCGAGCAGTTCGCCGCGATGCGCGACGGCGCGGTGTTCCTCAACACCGCCCGCGCGCAACTGCACGACACCGACGCCCTGGTGGCGGCACTGCGCAGCGGCAAGGTCGGCGCGGCGGGCCTGGACCATTTCGTCGGCGAATGGCTGCCCACCGATCACCCGCTGGTCGCTATGACCAACGTCGTGCTGACGCCGCACATCGGCGGCGCCACCTGGAACACTGAGGCGCGACAGGCGCAGATGGTCGCCGACGGTCTCGAAGCGCTGCTGTCGGGACGCAGGCCGGCCAACATCGTCAACCCGGAGGTACTGGCGTCGTGA
- a CDS encoding L-fuculose-phosphate aldolase: protein MRFVNNAQEAVLAAAKDMLRRGLVEGTAGNISARREDGNIVITPSSVDYRDMVLDDLVLVDPDGTVLSAKDGRAPSTEMALHLSCYRAFADIGSVIHSHPVWATMFAVAQQSIPACVDEFAVYCGGDIRCAEYAASGTPDVGDNAVKALDGRAAALIANHGLVAVAPRPDKALHVTALVERTAQIAWGARALGGPVPIPDEVNTNFAAVYRYLREH, encoded by the coding sequence GTGAGGTTCGTGAACAACGCGCAGGAGGCGGTGCTGGCCGCGGCCAAGGACATGCTGCGCCGCGGCCTGGTCGAGGGCACGGCCGGCAACATCTCGGCGCGGCGAGAAGACGGCAACATCGTCATCACACCTTCGTCGGTGGACTACCGCGACATGGTGCTCGACGACCTCGTGCTGGTCGACCCCGACGGCACCGTGCTGTCAGCCAAGGACGGCCGGGCGCCGTCGACCGAGATGGCGCTGCACCTTTCGTGCTACCGGGCCTTCGCCGACATCGGCAGCGTGATCCACAGCCACCCGGTGTGGGCGACGATGTTCGCCGTTGCGCAGCAGTCGATTCCGGCCTGCGTCGACGAGTTCGCCGTGTACTGCGGCGGCGACATCCGTTGCGCCGAATACGCGGCGTCGGGCACTCCCGACGTCGGCGACAATGCCGTCAAGGCGCTCGACGGCCGGGCTGCGGCGCTGATCGCCAACCACGGCCTGGTCGCCGTCGCGCCGCGGCCGGACAAGGCTCTGCATGTCACCGCGCTCGTCGAGCGGACCGCCCAGATCGCCTGGGGCGCGAGGGCGCTCGGCGGACCCGTACCGATCCCCGACGAGGTCAACACCAACTTCGCTGCCGTCTACCGCTACCTGCGCGAGCACTGA
- the sppA gene encoding signal peptide peptidase SppA: MFAFLPGLPGPDDLRALVRRVDTARHHGVPDGVILELDLLSVPNETGGFDPFALLTGAVRPLLLRETVAALHRAAQDPRVAGLIARVQVSGAPAGPVQELRDAIAAFSDGKPSLAWAETYPGTLSYYLASAFREVWMQPSGTVGLIGFATNALFLRDALDKAGIEAQFIARGEYKSAANLFTQDSYTEAHREADERLIQSLHTQVLEAVAESRHLSPDEVNALADKAPLLRDDALAGRLVDRIGFRDEAYARIAELAGAPNISPSDVDSEDAPPRLYLSRYARATAERPGPPMPPIPGRKAKPTIAVVTLHGPIVSGRGGPGPLPLGSSSAGGDTIAAALREAAASDDVSAIVLRVDSPGGSVTGSETVWREVNRVRSGKDGAGKPVVASMGAVAASGGYYVSMGADEIVANPGTITGSIGVVTGKLVARELKDRLGVGSDSVRTNANADAWSINQPFTDEQQAHVEAEADLFYTDFIERVAVGRKMSVEDVEAIARGRVWTGADAKERGLVDELGGLRTAIRRAKVLAGLDADADVRIIGYPGSSLMDRLRPKASSQPAAASLPEAFAALLGRSVAGMVVRAEESLTGVSALWLGDYRF, encoded by the coding sequence ATGTTCGCCTTCCTGCCCGGTCTGCCCGGTCCCGACGATCTGCGCGCGCTGGTTCGTCGCGTCGACACCGCCCGCCACCACGGTGTGCCGGACGGGGTCATCCTCGAGTTGGATCTACTGTCGGTGCCCAACGAGACGGGCGGATTCGATCCGTTCGCACTGCTCACCGGCGCGGTCCGGCCGCTGCTGCTGCGCGAGACCGTCGCCGCCCTCCACCGGGCGGCCCAGGATCCCCGGGTCGCCGGGCTGATCGCGCGCGTGCAGGTCTCGGGAGCCCCGGCCGGACCTGTGCAGGAATTGCGCGACGCGATCGCGGCATTCAGCGATGGCAAGCCCTCGCTGGCGTGGGCGGAGACCTATCCGGGGACGCTGTCGTACTACCTGGCGTCGGCGTTCCGAGAGGTGTGGATGCAGCCGTCGGGCACCGTGGGTCTGATCGGCTTCGCCACCAACGCGCTGTTCCTGCGCGACGCTCTGGACAAGGCCGGCATCGAGGCGCAGTTCATCGCCCGCGGCGAGTACAAGTCGGCGGCGAACCTGTTCACCCAGGACAGCTACACCGAGGCCCATCGGGAGGCCGACGAGCGGCTGATCCAGAGCCTGCACACCCAGGTGCTGGAGGCGGTGGCCGAGTCGCGGCACCTGTCGCCGGACGAGGTGAACGCGCTCGCCGACAAGGCGCCGCTGCTGCGCGACGACGCACTCGCGGGTCGACTCGTGGATCGGATCGGGTTCCGGGACGAGGCATACGCGCGGATCGCCGAACTCGCCGGGGCGCCGAATATATCGCCGTCGGACGTGGACTCCGAGGATGCGCCGCCGCGGCTGTATCTGTCGCGGTACGCGCGGGCCACCGCCGAGCGGCCCGGCCCGCCGATGCCGCCCATCCCCGGGCGCAAGGCCAAGCCGACCATCGCCGTCGTCACCCTGCACGGGCCGATCGTCAGCGGTCGCGGCGGGCCGGGCCCGCTACCTCTCGGCAGTTCGAGCGCGGGGGGCGACACCATCGCCGCCGCACTGCGCGAGGCCGCCGCCTCGGATGACGTGTCGGCCATCGTCCTGCGGGTCGACAGCCCCGGCGGTTCGGTCACCGGATCGGAAACCGTTTGGCGCGAAGTGAATCGGGTGCGCTCGGGAAAGGATGGAGCCGGCAAGCCGGTGGTGGCGTCGATGGGCGCGGTCGCCGCGTCCGGCGGCTACTACGTGTCGATGGGCGCCGACGAGATCGTCGCCAATCCCGGCACCATCACCGGTTCGATCGGCGTGGTGACCGGCAAGTTGGTGGCCCGCGAGCTCAAGGACCGCCTCGGCGTGGGCTCGGACTCGGTACGCACCAATGCCAACGCCGACGCCTGGTCGATCAACCAGCCGTTCACCGACGAGCAGCAGGCCCACGTCGAGGCCGAGGCCGACCTGTTCTACACCGACTTCATCGAGCGGGTGGCCGTCGGGCGCAAGATGAGCGTCGAGGACGTCGAAGCGATCGCCCGCGGCCGCGTGTGGACGGGAGCCGACGCCAAGGAGCGGGGTCTGGTCGACGAACTCGGCGGGTTGCGCACCGCGATCAGGCGCGCCAAGGTGCTGGCCGGTCTGGACGCCGACGCCGACGTACGCATCATCGGCTATCCCGGCTCGTCGCTGATGGACCGGCTGCGGCCCAAGGCGTCCTCCCAGCCGGCGGCGGCATCGCTGCCCGAGGCGTTCGCCGCGCTGCTGGGCCGATCGGTGGCCGGCATGGTGGTTCGCGCGGAGGAGTCGCTGACCGGCGTGAGCGCGTTGTGGCTGGGGGACTACCGCTTCTAG
- a CDS encoding DUF732 domain-containing protein, which translates to MIRHCVALGLAGLAVFSGAATAHAQTADERFVDVVTELGVSAASESEITELGRRVCTMLTEGFASNVNPVPVVRGVVTSLQSSNLNREQAVGFMRASVAVYCPNHARLIGR; encoded by the coding sequence ATGATCCGTCACTGCGTCGCGCTGGGTCTCGCCGGTCTGGCGGTGTTCAGCGGTGCAGCGACGGCCCACGCCCAGACCGCCGACGAGCGGTTCGTCGACGTGGTGACCGAACTGGGTGTCTCGGCCGCTTCCGAATCGGAGATCACCGAGCTCGGACGGCGCGTGTGCACCATGCTGACCGAAGGCTTCGCGAGCAACGTGAACCCGGTGCCGGTGGTGCGCGGGGTGGTGACGTCGCTGCAGAGCAGCAACCTGAATCGGGAGCAGGCGGTCGGTTTCATGCGGGCCTCGGTCGCCGTCTACTGCCCCAATCACGCCCGCTTGATCGGCCGCTAG
- the rplO gene encoding 50S ribosomal protein L15 encodes MTPIKLHDLKPAPGSRKAKTRVGRGEGSKGKTAGRGTKGTKARKNVPVMFEGGQMPIHMRLPKLKGFRNRFRTEYEVVNVGDIDKLFPNGGDVGVDDLVAAGAVRKNSLVKVLGDGKLTVKVNVTAHKFSGSAREKITSAGGSATEL; translated from the coding sequence ATGACACCCATCAAACTCCATGACCTGAAGCCGGCGCCCGGATCGAGGAAGGCCAAGACCCGCGTTGGTCGCGGTGAGGGCTCGAAGGGCAAGACCGCCGGGCGCGGCACCAAGGGCACCAAGGCCCGCAAGAACGTCCCGGTGATGTTCGAGGGCGGGCAGATGCCGATCCACATGCGGCTGCCGAAGCTCAAGGGTTTCCGCAACCGGTTCCGCACCGAGTACGAGGTCGTCAACGTCGGCGACATCGACAAGCTGTTCCCCAACGGCGGCGACGTCGGTGTCGACGACTTGGTGGCCGCCGGTGCGGTCCGCAAGAACTCGTTGGTCAAGGTGCTCGGCGACGGCAAGCTGACCGTCAAGGTCAACGTCACCGCCCACAAGTTCAGCGGCAGTGCCCGCGAGAAGATCACCTCCGCGGGCGGATCGGCGACCGAGCTCTGA
- the rpmD gene encoding 50S ribosomal protein L30 has translation MAELKITQVRSTIGARWKQRETLRSLGLRKISQSVVREDNAQTRGLINTVHHLVRVEAVESS, from the coding sequence ATGGCAGAGCTCAAGATCACCCAGGTTCGCAGCACCATCGGTGCGCGCTGGAAGCAGCGCGAAACCCTGCGGTCACTGGGGCTGCGCAAGATCAGCCAGTCGGTGGTCCGTGAAGACAACGCGCAGACGCGCGGCCTGATCAACACCGTGCACCACCTCGTCAGAGTAGAAGCAGTGGAGTCCTCCTAA
- the rpsE gene encoding 30S ribosomal protein S5, producing MAEQASGAAGPAASEQRDGRGSRGDRDGRGRRDDRGGRGRDGGDKSNYLERVVSINRVSKVVKGGRRFSFTALVIVGDGHGMVGVGYGKAKEVPAAIAKGVDEARKNFFRVPLIGGTITHPVQGEAAAGVVMLRPASPGTGVIAGGAARAVLECAGVHDILAKSLGSDNAINVVHATVAALKLLQRPEEVAARRGLPIEDVAPAGMLRARREAEAVAASAAREGSA from the coding sequence ATGGCCGAGCAGGCATCAGGAGCCGCTGGGCCGGCGGCATCCGAACAACGCGACGGCCGTGGGTCGCGGGGTGACCGCGACGGGCGCGGCCGCCGCGACGACCGTGGCGGTCGTGGCCGCGACGGCGGTGACAAGAGCAACTACCTCGAGCGCGTGGTGTCGATCAACCGCGTCTCCAAGGTCGTCAAGGGCGGTCGCCGCTTCAGCTTCACCGCGCTGGTGATCGTCGGTGACGGTCACGGCATGGTCGGCGTCGGGTACGGCAAGGCCAAGGAAGTGCCCGCCGCCATCGCCAAGGGCGTCGACGAAGCGCGCAAGAACTTCTTCCGCGTCCCGCTGATCGGCGGCACCATCACCCATCCGGTGCAGGGCGAAGCCGCCGCCGGTGTGGTGATGCTGCGTCCGGCCAGCCCCGGTACCGGTGTGATCGCCGGCGGCGCCGCCCGTGCGGTGCTCGAATGCGCGGGCGTGCACGACATCCTGGCCAAGTCGCTGGGCAGTGACAACGCGATCAACGTCGTACACGCCACCGTCGCCGCGCTCAAGCTGTTGCAGCGTCCCGAAGAGGTCGCGGCGCGGCGCGGGCTGCCGATCGAGGACGTAGCGCCTGCGGGCATGCTGCGGGCGCGACGCGAGGCCGAGGCCGTTGCCGCGTCGGCCGCGCGGGAAGGGTCGGCATAA